The following are from one region of the Actinoplanes sp. L3-i22 genome:
- a CDS encoding magnesium and cobalt transport protein CorA: protein MEILEARRAWQPPRPAGQRRADHTAIVGCDLFVDGVVAESPDSAADLVQLYARAREQDDAFVWLSLHEPTEAALTRVADVFGLHPLAVEDVLHRELRVKIERYEDVTFLVVRAAHYLDYEREIVSTGFVRVFVGPHFIITVLQGSVMELNSLRAGLSSEPGLLTQGPWSVAHAVLDRLVDAYVDSAAAMQIDIDLTEAAVFAARAPVSVEQIYQLKRQLMKFKAVVLPLQRALALLVGRHVSDVPKGIRRYFGDVADHHSAVVEQVAAFDDVVNALLQARLTQVTVDQNNDMRKIASWAAIGAVPTTVGGIYGMNFWHMPELHSRFGYPSVALFILLSAAILYYLLRRAGWL, encoded by the coding sequence GTGGAAATCTTGGAAGCCCGACGCGCCTGGCAACCGCCTCGGCCGGCCGGTCAGCGACGTGCCGACCACACCGCCATCGTGGGCTGCGACCTGTTCGTCGACGGGGTCGTCGCCGAGAGTCCCGACTCGGCCGCGGACCTGGTGCAGCTCTACGCGAGGGCCCGGGAGCAGGACGACGCCTTCGTGTGGCTCAGTCTGCACGAGCCGACCGAGGCCGCGCTCACCCGCGTCGCCGACGTGTTCGGCCTGCATCCCCTGGCGGTCGAGGACGTCCTGCACCGTGAGCTGCGGGTGAAGATCGAGCGGTACGAGGACGTGACGTTCCTCGTCGTGCGGGCCGCGCACTATCTCGACTACGAACGGGAGATCGTCAGCACCGGGTTCGTCCGCGTCTTCGTCGGCCCGCACTTCATCATCACCGTGCTGCAGGGCAGCGTGATGGAGCTGAACTCACTGCGGGCCGGGCTCAGTTCCGAGCCGGGACTGCTGACCCAGGGGCCGTGGTCGGTGGCGCACGCCGTGCTGGACCGGCTCGTCGACGCGTACGTCGACAGCGCGGCGGCGATGCAGATCGACATCGACCTGACCGAGGCGGCCGTGTTCGCGGCCCGGGCGCCGGTCTCCGTCGAGCAGATCTACCAGCTCAAACGCCAGCTGATGAAGTTCAAGGCGGTGGTGCTGCCGCTGCAGCGGGCGCTGGCGTTGCTGGTCGGCCGGCACGTCAGTGACGTACCCAAGGGGATCCGCCGCTACTTCGGCGACGTCGCCGACCATCACTCCGCGGTCGTCGAGCAGGTGGCCGCGTTCGACGACGTGGTCAACGCGCTGCTCCAGGCCCGGCTCACCCAGGTGACCGTCGACCAGAACAACGACATGCGCAAAATCGCCTCCTGGGCCGCCATCGGCGCGGTCCCGACCACGGTCGGCGGCATCTACGGCATGAACTTCTGGCACATGCCCGAACTCCACTCGCGGTTCGGCTACCCCAGCGTCGCCCTGTTCATCCTGCTGAGCGCCGCCATCCTCTACTACCTCCTCCGCCGCGCCGGCTGGCTGTAA
- a CDS encoding ABC transporter permease, with the protein MSAAVLVERNLMIYKHTWYVLLAEIFEPILYLLSIGVGIGVLVGTVTDVPGGEPVRYAAFVAPALLATAAMNGAMNETTFLMYGKLKTDRTYESMLATPLTERDVALGEIGWAVLRGTVVSLAFLAVITALGLVRSPWALLVVPGAALIAFAFATAGVVVVTYLRDWQDMQYIQLVMLPMFLFATTFYPLSVYPRPVQVAVQWLPLYQAIELLRNPALGILTPKILVAVLYLTAMGALCLVIAVRRLGRTLAG; encoded by the coding sequence GTGAGCGCCGCGGTTCTGGTCGAGCGCAATCTGATGATCTACAAGCACACGTGGTACGTGCTGCTGGCCGAGATCTTCGAGCCGATCTTGTACCTGCTCTCGATCGGTGTGGGGATCGGGGTGCTGGTCGGCACGGTCACCGACGTCCCCGGCGGGGAGCCGGTCCGCTACGCGGCGTTCGTCGCCCCGGCCCTGCTCGCCACGGCCGCGATGAACGGCGCGATGAACGAGACGACCTTCCTGATGTACGGAAAATTGAAGACCGACCGGACGTACGAGTCGATGCTCGCCACCCCGCTGACCGAACGTGACGTGGCACTCGGCGAGATCGGCTGGGCCGTTCTCCGCGGCACCGTCGTGAGCCTGGCGTTCCTCGCGGTCATCACCGCGCTGGGCCTGGTCCGGTCGCCGTGGGCGCTGCTCGTCGTGCCCGGCGCCGCGCTGATCGCGTTCGCGTTCGCCACCGCGGGCGTGGTGGTCGTGACGTATCTGCGGGACTGGCAGGACATGCAGTACATCCAGCTGGTGATGCTGCCGATGTTCCTGTTCGCCACGACGTTCTATCCGCTGTCGGTCTATCCCCGGCCGGTGCAGGTCGCGGTGCAGTGGCTGCCGCTCTATCAGGCGATCGAGCTGCTACGGAACCCGGCGCTCGGGATCCTCACCCCGAAGATCCTGGTGGCCGTGCTCTACCTGACCGCGATGGGCGCGCTCTGCCTGGTGATCGCGGTCCGCCGGCTCGGCCGAACCCTGGCCGGCTGA
- a CDS encoding GNAT family N-acetyltransferase — MIRAFRWDDYDAVAAVWTAAGADVVPKSELTVKLTRDPELFLVFESGNDVVGAILGTWDGRRGWIFRLAVDPGRRRQGIATRLVRELETRFAALGCPRINLLVLPHNEAGLRFWQELGYLPAPDVLCTKPL, encoded by the coding sequence GTGATCCGGGCGTTTCGCTGGGACGACTACGACGCGGTCGCGGCGGTGTGGACCGCGGCCGGGGCTGACGTCGTACCCAAATCGGAATTGACTGTGAAGTTGACCCGCGATCCGGAGTTGTTCCTGGTTTTCGAGTCCGGAAATGATGTCGTCGGGGCGATTCTCGGCACGTGGGACGGGCGGCGTGGGTGGATCTTCCGGCTCGCCGTCGATCCGGGTCGGCGCCGGCAGGGGATCGCTACGCGGCTGGTCCGTGAGCTGGAGACGCGGTTTGCGGCGCTGGGGTGCCCGCGGATCAATCTGCTGGTGCTGCCGCACAACGAGGCCGGGCTGCGGTTCTGGCAGGAGCTCGGGTACCTGCCCGCGCCGGATGTGCTCTGCACCAAACCGCTTTGA
- a CDS encoding PHP domain-containing protein → MTALPEWADPAVPENDLDPQGLNRRGLLKRAGLFGAAFAATSALPAAAPAAAAPVAAAPADATSIAATSAAAARVATSPAPSATSSADHDPELVYLVGDHHVHTQYSHDAKYTLAQAARRGAQFGLDWMVVTEHSNFGHENIGAAQEHTEILNARAENPRLLIFQGLEWYIPGAEHATVFTPPGEHEVDVLRQFEQVYDGKLNARTEGTATNEALAVAAIKWLAVQKSSGYVSDALMLANHPSRLGIDAPHEIRAWRDAAPELMIGMEGAPGAQGAALPGLRGPNSIRGEYENKPSAQSHPGYPAEAYVTYGGFDWMTATVGGMWDALLAEGRLFSITTNSDNHRTVHDTLRNGDFPAGATFDSLGKVPDPIETGVEQAGSDFWPGQFSRTHVGVTRYGYREVMAGLRAGRVWVDHGQLVDGLDVRLSSEHGRSATLGGRLRARRGERITLTVTVDSASRPNFHGVLPRLAHLDVIRGVVTGRPPADPDSWRAPDTRVVETVDVSRRSGRFTIRISLGKVSSSGYVRVRGSDGNRHGAGLLGARIDPHGPIAHTPGDGDPWLDTWLYANPIFIDVV, encoded by the coding sequence ATGACCGCGCTGCCCGAGTGGGCCGATCCCGCCGTACCGGAAAATGATCTTGACCCTCAGGGTCTCAACCGCCGCGGCCTCCTGAAGCGGGCCGGACTCTTCGGCGCGGCGTTCGCCGCGACCAGCGCCCTGCCGGCCGCCGCCCCCGCTGCCGCCGCGCCCGTTGCCGCCGCGCCTGCTGACGCCACCTCTATTGCCGCCACATCGGCTGCCGCCGCGCGCGTTGCCACGTCGCCCGCGCCGTCGGCGACCTCGTCCGCGGATCACGACCCCGAACTGGTCTATCTCGTCGGCGACCACCACGTGCACACCCAGTACAGCCACGACGCGAAATACACCCTCGCGCAGGCCGCTCGCCGCGGCGCCCAGTTCGGCCTGGACTGGATGGTGGTAACCGAGCACAGCAACTTCGGTCACGAGAACATCGGCGCCGCCCAGGAGCACACCGAGATCCTGAACGCGCGCGCTGAGAACCCGCGGCTGCTGATCTTCCAAGGTCTGGAGTGGTACATCCCGGGCGCCGAGCACGCGACCGTCTTCACGCCACCCGGCGAGCACGAGGTCGACGTGCTCCGGCAGTTCGAACAGGTCTACGACGGGAAGCTGAACGCCCGCACCGAGGGCACCGCCACGAACGAGGCGCTGGCCGTCGCCGCGATCAAGTGGCTCGCCGTCCAGAAGTCGTCCGGATACGTCAGTGACGCCCTGATGCTGGCCAACCACCCGTCCCGGCTCGGCATCGACGCCCCGCACGAGATCCGCGCCTGGCGTGACGCCGCGCCCGAACTCATGATCGGGATGGAGGGCGCACCCGGCGCCCAGGGCGCTGCCCTGCCCGGCCTGCGCGGCCCGAACAGCATCCGCGGCGAGTACGAGAACAAGCCGTCCGCCCAGTCGCACCCCGGTTACCCCGCCGAGGCCTACGTCACCTACGGCGGCTTCGACTGGATGACCGCGACCGTCGGCGGCATGTGGGACGCGCTGCTCGCCGAGGGCCGGCTCTTCTCGATCACCACCAACTCGGACAATCATCGGACTGTCCACGACACTCTGCGCAACGGCGACTTCCCGGCCGGCGCTACCTTCGACAGCCTCGGCAAGGTGCCCGACCCGATCGAGACCGGCGTCGAGCAGGCCGGCAGCGATTTCTGGCCGGGACAGTTCAGCCGGACGCACGTGGGCGTCACCCGATACGGATACCGCGAGGTGATGGCCGGTCTCCGCGCCGGACGGGTCTGGGTCGACCACGGCCAGCTCGTGGACGGCCTCGACGTGCGGCTCTCCTCCGAGCACGGCCGGTCGGCGACCCTCGGTGGCCGGCTGCGAGCCCGCCGCGGCGAGCGGATCACGCTGACCGTCACCGTGGACAGCGCGTCCCGGCCGAACTTCCACGGAGTCCTGCCGAGACTCGCCCACCTGGACGTCATCCGCGGCGTGGTCACCGGGCGGCCGCCGGCGGACCCGGACTCCTGGCGCGCGCCCGACACGCGCGTCGTGGAGACCGTGGACGTGTCCCGGCGCAGCGGCCGCTTCACGATTCGCATCTCGCTGGGCAAGGTCTCCTCCTCAGGTTATGTTCGCGTCCGTGGCTCGGACGGCAACCGGCACGGCGCCGGCCTGCTCGGCGCCCGCATCGACCCGCACGGCCCGATCGCCCACACCCCGGGTGATGGCGACCCGTGGCTGGACACCTGGCTGTACGCGAATCCCATCTTCATCGACGTGGTGTGA
- a CDS encoding ABC transporter ATP-binding protein, whose product MDDTGALVSARGLTKVYAGPPEHVAVGGIDFDVLRGEAFGFLGPNGAGKSTTMRMIGCVSPRSGGELSILGHDAGRERRAIKARIGSVPQDDTLDTELTVQENILIYGRYFGLPRAVIRERTDRLLEFARLTDKRTARVQDLSGGMRRRLTIARSLINEPDLLLLDEPTTGLDPQARHLLWERLFRLKQDGVTLILTTHYMDEAEQLCDRLAVMDGGRIVAHGSPRELIERHVTREVLELRFALDQHDQAAEKARGIGERIEVLPDRLLCYTADGEAALDEVRRRGLDPLTALVRRAGLEDVFLTLTGRTLVE is encoded by the coding sequence GTGGATGACACGGGGGCGCTGGTCAGCGCACGGGGACTGACCAAGGTCTATGCCGGGCCGCCGGAGCACGTCGCGGTTGGTGGGATCGACTTCGACGTGCTGCGCGGGGAGGCTTTCGGGTTCCTCGGGCCGAACGGCGCGGGCAAGTCGACGACCATGCGGATGATCGGGTGCGTGTCGCCGCGGAGCGGGGGTGAGCTGAGCATTCTCGGTCACGACGCGGGGCGGGAGCGGAGGGCGATCAAGGCGCGGATCGGGTCGGTGCCGCAGGACGACACGCTGGACACCGAGTTGACCGTGCAGGAGAACATCCTGATCTACGGGCGGTACTTCGGGCTGCCCAGGGCCGTGATCCGGGAGCGGACCGACCGGCTGCTGGAGTTCGCGCGGCTCACCGACAAGCGCACGGCCCGGGTGCAGGACCTGTCCGGCGGCATGCGGCGGCGCCTGACCATCGCGCGGTCGCTGATCAACGAGCCGGACCTGCTGCTGCTGGACGAGCCGACCACCGGGCTCGACCCGCAGGCCCGCCACCTGCTGTGGGAGCGGCTGTTCCGGCTCAAGCAGGACGGCGTCACGCTGATCCTGACCACGCACTACATGGACGAGGCCGAGCAGCTCTGCGACCGGCTCGCCGTGATGGACGGCGGAAGGATCGTCGCGCACGGGTCTCCGCGGGAGCTGATCGAGCGGCACGTCACGCGCGAGGTGCTCGAGCTGCGATTCGCTCTTGACCAGCACGACCAGGCAGCGGAGAAGGCGCGCGGCATCGGCGAGCGGATCGAGGTGCTGCCGGACCGGCTGCTCTGTTACACCGCCGACGGCGAGGCCGCGCTGGACGAGGTCCGCCGGCGCGGGCTCGATCCGCTGACCGCGCTGGTGCGCCGGGCCGGGCTCGAGGACGTGTTCCTCACCCTGACCGGACGGACGCTGGTCGAGTGA
- a CDS encoding sugar O-acetyltransferase codes for MRNEQRLPTRTPESRAFAERVQVAMTLSARLNALPFDDLDARRAALTEIFGGPIPESLSILPPFHCDYGLGATFGDRVFINQGCFFLDYGGITIGDRVMIGPRVTLSTAGHPVEVAERFAFITSAPIVIEDDVWIGAAVTVTPGVTIGRGSVVGAGAVVAKDVPPMSVVTATSIVERKRLKPA; via the coding sequence GTGCGCAACGAGCAACGCCTCCCCACCCGGACCCCCGAGTCGCGGGCCTTCGCCGAGCGGGTCCAGGTCGCCATGACCCTGAGTGCCCGCCTCAACGCCCTGCCGTTCGACGACCTGGACGCGCGCCGGGCGGCGTTGACCGAGATCTTCGGCGGGCCGATCCCGGAGTCGCTGTCGATCCTGCCGCCGTTCCACTGCGACTACGGGCTGGGCGCGACGTTCGGCGACCGCGTCTTCATCAACCAGGGCTGCTTCTTCCTGGACTACGGCGGAATCACCATCGGTGACCGGGTGATGATCGGCCCGCGGGTCACGCTGAGCACGGCGGGCCACCCGGTCGAGGTCGCCGAACGGTTCGCCTTCATCACGTCCGCGCCGATCGTCATCGAGGACGACGTGTGGATCGGCGCGGCCGTGACGGTCACGCCCGGCGTGACGATCGGTCGCGGCTCGGTCGTCGGCGCGGGCGCGGTCGTCGCCAAGGACGTGCCGCCGATGAGCGTCGTCACCGCCACGAGCATCGTCGAGCGCAAGCGCCTGAAGCCCGCCTGA
- a CDS encoding FKBP-type peptidyl-prolyl cis-trans isomerase: MPDPVTSRDTAVTRRAVPTPPRRSGPPLKTKAEKRAEAKAAKARARAMQKRRQTLTVAGAAAVVLALLVGLIYWVSTSSNSSTSTASTPAASTAPSAAAPAESAAAFPSLPAGADPALAKKPAATAGTGTITKLKTTTLIQGTGAAVQQGQTIDVNYVGVTYADGKEFDSSWKRSEPFSFQVGTGSVIKGWDQGLIGVKVGSRVQLDIPAALAYGTAPTGGQPAGTLRFIVDVLSAS; encoded by the coding sequence GTGCCCGATCCCGTAACGAGCCGCGACACCGCGGTCACCAGGCGTGCCGTCCCCACTCCGCCCCGCCGGAGCGGCCCGCCCCTCAAGACCAAGGCCGAGAAACGAGCCGAGGCCAAAGCCGCGAAGGCCCGAGCCCGGGCAATGCAGAAACGCCGCCAGACGCTGACCGTCGCCGGCGCCGCCGCGGTGGTGCTGGCTCTCCTGGTCGGCCTGATCTACTGGGTGAGCACCTCGTCGAATTCGAGCACGTCGACCGCGAGCACCCCGGCCGCCAGCACGGCCCCGAGCGCCGCCGCCCCGGCCGAGTCGGCCGCGGCCTTCCCGTCGTTGCCCGCGGGCGCCGACCCGGCCCTGGCCAAGAAGCCGGCGGCCACCGCCGGCACCGGCACGATCACCAAGCTCAAGACGACAACCCTGATCCAGGGTACGGGCGCCGCCGTCCAGCAGGGGCAGACGATCGACGTGAACTACGTCGGCGTCACGTACGCCGACGGCAAGGAGTTCGACTCGTCCTGGAAGCGTTCCGAGCCGTTCAGCTTCCAGGTCGGCACCGGCAGCGTCATCAAGGGCTGGGACCAGGGCCTGATCGGCGTGAAGGTGGGCAGCCGTGTGCAGCTCGACATCCCGGCCGCCCTGGCCTACGGCACCGCCCCGACCGGCGGCCAGCCGGCCGGCACGCTCCGCTTCATCGTGGACGTCCTGTCCGCCTCCTGA
- a CDS encoding DUF427 domain-containing protein, whose protein sequence is MTVTHGGLVVVESDRCWRVLETSHPPVYYVPRDDIADGVLEPVGGSSYCEFKGMASYWDLVIGNVRVERVGWSYEQPTPAYVEMAGAVAFYPSRVDECRVGGELVRPQEGDFYGGWITADIIGPFKGGPGTTGW, encoded by the coding sequence GTGACGGTGACGCATGGCGGGCTGGTGGTTGTCGAGAGCGATCGGTGCTGGCGGGTCCTGGAGACCTCGCACCCGCCGGTCTACTACGTGCCCCGGGACGACATCGCCGACGGGGTGCTGGAGCCGGTCGGCGGGAGTTCGTATTGCGAGTTCAAGGGCATGGCGAGCTACTGGGATCTGGTCATCGGGAACGTCCGGGTGGAGCGGGTCGGCTGGTCCTACGAGCAGCCCACGCCGGCATACGTGGAGATGGCCGGTGCCGTCGCCTTCTATCCGAGCCGGGTCGACGAGTGCCGGGTCGGCGGTGAGCTGGTCCGGCCTCAGGAGGGCGACTTCTACGGTGGCTGGATCACCGCGGACATCATCGGCCCGTTCAAGGGCGGTCCCGGCACGACTGGTTGGTGA
- a CDS encoding ABC transporter permease produces MSAGRMSVLAVHEFGYWWHRYRRTWRGTVVISIANPLLFVTALGFGLGQLVDAGNSAYLHGGSYLDFVGPGLLAASAMQMGFVHGAGPVFQSARPGGNYRAAVTTPMEPSDIFAGHLLFTAFRATLDSAAILLVLIIFGAASPAALVGAVLTALAFAAPISAYAVSTDRPAKLTAVFRFVIMPLYMFSGTFFPASQLPGPLRELVWLSPLWHGTELCRGSSYYAVHLAVLIALILGGFLAGRRAYTRRLTA; encoded by the coding sequence ATGAGCGCCGGCCGAATGAGCGTGCTCGCGGTCCACGAGTTCGGCTACTGGTGGCATCGGTACCGGCGGACCTGGCGCGGCACCGTCGTGATCAGCATCGCCAACCCGCTGCTGTTCGTCACCGCGCTCGGCTTCGGCCTGGGCCAGCTTGTCGACGCCGGCAACAGCGCCTACCTGCACGGCGGGTCGTATCTGGACTTCGTCGGGCCCGGTCTGCTGGCCGCGTCCGCGATGCAGATGGGCTTCGTGCACGGGGCCGGGCCGGTGTTCCAGTCCGCGCGGCCCGGCGGAAACTACCGTGCCGCGGTGACCACGCCGATGGAGCCGTCCGACATCTTCGCCGGGCACCTGTTGTTCACCGCTTTCCGCGCGACGCTGGACTCCGCGGCGATCCTGCTCGTGCTGATCATTTTCGGCGCGGCTTCGCCGGCCGCCCTGGTGGGCGCGGTGCTCACGGCCCTCGCGTTCGCGGCACCGATTTCCGCGTACGCGGTCAGCACCGACCGCCCCGCGAAACTCACCGCGGTCTTCCGCTTCGTGATCATGCCGCTGTACATGTTCTCCGGCACGTTCTTCCCGGCGTCACAGCTGCCCGGCCCGCTGCGGGAACTGGTCTGGCTCAGCCCGCTCTGGCACGGCACCGAGCTGTGCCGCGGCTCCTCCTACTACGCGGTGCATCTGGCCGTCCTGATCGCGCTGATCCTCGGCGGCTTCCTGGCCGGGCGGCGCGCCTACACCCGGAGGCTCACCGCATGA